A genome region from Microbacterium sp. CGR2 includes the following:
- a CDS encoding MoxR family ATPase, protein MPENSPQIPVMIDADQFAAQTSAILASIAQVIDGKPDAVRSAVVCLLAEGHLLIEDVPGVGKTMLARALAATVDATVRRIQFTPDLLPGDVTGVSVYNPVDREFEFKRGAIFAHIVIADEINRSSPKTQSALLEAMEEGQVTVDGSTHPLPEPFLVVATQNPLEMEGTYALPEAQRDRFMMRISMGYPDAAAEALMLRQRDVVNPLAAVSPVADAASISQLIAWARAVHVAPALEEYAVALAQATRSDPNLHLGASPRATLQLIRAAKVWAALDGRDFVIPDDITALLIPVLAHRLLPARGAQRAGAQPIEAALTQIAERVRVPIATRA, encoded by the coding sequence ATGCCAGAGAACTCCCCCCAGATACCGGTGATGATCGACGCCGACCAGTTCGCCGCGCAGACATCGGCGATCCTCGCCTCGATCGCTCAGGTGATCGACGGGAAGCCGGATGCGGTGCGGAGCGCCGTCGTCTGCCTGCTGGCCGAGGGGCATCTGCTGATCGAAGACGTCCCCGGCGTGGGCAAGACCATGCTGGCTCGTGCGCTCGCCGCGACCGTCGACGCGACGGTGCGCCGCATCCAGTTCACGCCCGACCTTCTTCCCGGTGATGTGACCGGCGTCTCGGTCTACAACCCGGTGGATCGCGAGTTCGAGTTCAAGCGCGGAGCGATCTTCGCACACATCGTGATCGCCGACGAGATCAACCGCTCCTCCCCCAAGACGCAGTCGGCGCTGCTCGAGGCGATGGAAGAGGGTCAGGTCACCGTCGACGGTTCGACCCACCCGCTCCCCGAGCCGTTCCTCGTCGTCGCGACGCAGAACCCGCTGGAGATGGAGGGCACCTACGCTCTCCCGGAGGCCCAGCGCGACCGCTTCATGATGCGCATCTCCATGGGCTATCCGGATGCCGCGGCCGAGGCGCTCATGCTCCGTCAGCGCGACGTGGTCAATCCTCTCGCCGCGGTGTCTCCCGTCGCCGACGCGGCATCCATCTCGCAGCTCATCGCGTGGGCGCGCGCCGTGCACGTGGCTCCCGCCCTGGAAGAGTACGCGGTCGCGCTCGCTCAGGCCACGCGCTCCGACCCGAACCTGCACCTCGGAGCGAGCCCGCGTGCGACCCTGCAGCTCATCCGCGCGGCGAAGGTGTGGGCGGCGCTCGACGGCCGCGACTTCGTCATCCCCGACGACATCACCGCGCTGCTCATCCCGGTGCTCGCTCATCGGCTGCTCCCGGCGCGAGGGGCGCAGCGCGCGGGTGCTCAGCCCATCGAAGCCGCGTTGACCCAGATCGCCGAACGGGTGCGGGTTCCCATCGCAACCCGCGCCTGA
- a CDS encoding DUF58 domain-containing protein, with product MRRRRILTPRGAGTLVAAVGCLIAANLVGTRILVYIGLFLALLTLCSVIAVRMPRRSGTVSRQISTDLLTVSETSRVTVRFALRALRVPHGLWHDVLPDAVEGDSGGEYPPESGQLSYQITGVRRGVWSLGPLMLRTVDPFGLAQREQSFGETRSITVVPEIFALAPLAVRVGAAGGTAHTSSSRLGQGSDNLSPRGYIPGDSMRRIHWRATAHRGQLMVRQEEQESSPDALVVLDHSSHRWTARGNEADPTFEAAVSLCASAAVHLASEGYSVDVIDSAGNALGALRGHEDDRDGLLVALALVVPRGESRELGALIGGTPPGPLVYITGALDEEDAALLRPSGAAAAMLFSSDLLPGATAAATQHGWTVARLGSDVAEAWDEAVSARIGVGHVPG from the coding sequence ATGCGACGACGACGAATCCTCACCCCGCGTGGCGCGGGCACGCTCGTCGCGGCAGTCGGGTGTCTCATCGCCGCCAATCTCGTGGGCACCCGCATCCTGGTCTACATCGGCCTGTTCCTGGCGCTCCTCACGCTGTGCTCGGTCATCGCCGTGCGGATGCCTCGACGGTCGGGGACCGTCAGCCGTCAGATCTCGACGGATCTGCTGACCGTGTCCGAGACCTCGCGGGTGACGGTGCGGTTCGCGCTCCGTGCGCTGCGCGTGCCGCACGGACTCTGGCACGACGTGCTGCCGGACGCGGTGGAGGGTGACTCCGGCGGCGAGTACCCTCCCGAGTCCGGTCAGCTCAGCTATCAGATCACCGGCGTGCGCCGCGGGGTCTGGTCGCTCGGCCCGTTGATGCTGCGCACGGTCGACCCCTTCGGCCTCGCGCAGCGGGAGCAATCGTTCGGTGAGACCCGGAGCATCACCGTCGTCCCCGAGATCTTCGCCCTCGCCCCGCTCGCGGTGCGCGTCGGAGCGGCGGGCGGCACCGCTCACACCTCCTCCAGCAGGCTCGGACAGGGCAGTGACAACCTCTCCCCCCGCGGATACATCCCCGGCGACTCGATGCGGCGGATCCATTGGCGAGCCACCGCGCACCGCGGGCAACTCATGGTGCGCCAGGAGGAGCAGGAGTCCAGCCCCGACGCGCTCGTCGTCCTCGATCACAGCAGCCACCGCTGGACCGCACGAGGCAACGAGGCCGACCCGACGTTCGAGGCGGCCGTCTCGCTCTGCGCCTCAGCCGCGGTGCACCTGGCGTCGGAAGGTTACAGCGTCGACGTGATCGACAGCGCCGGGAACGCACTGGGTGCGCTGCGCGGGCACGAGGATGACCGCGACGGCCTGCTCGTCGCGCTGGCTCTGGTGGTTCCGCGTGGCGAGAGCAGGGAACTCGGGGCCCTCATCGGGGGGACACCCCCGGGCCCCCTGGTGTACATCACCGGTGCGCTGGACGAAGAGGATGCCGCGCTGCTGCGACCTTCCGGCGCCGCAGCGGCGATGCTCTTCAGCAGCGATCTCCTGCCGGGCGCCACCGCGGCTGCGACGCAGCACGGATGGACGGTCGCTCGACTCGGATCCGACGTCGCCGAGGCATGGGACGAGGCGGTCTCTGCCCGGATCGGAGTCGGCCATGTTCCGGGCTGA
- a CDS encoding DUF3488 and transglutaminase-like domain-containing protein has protein sequence MFRAEGSTAAARSGARAVPRWHRDREEAAGVVLPGALTAATSFVAMWPFTAVIQPGAWSFTVLAVIVVLSAVGMLMRWLLRRRSLGLSGLGALVVQSVVAVALLTRTVAGDTAIFGIIPTPTTVSVFATRGVAAWNEVTFGSAPLEASPALTAAMGVGFAIITITLDHLIAGRAAILAVLVMGVAGAVPMIATLGEPHLVWFAVFGVVALLLFRFTARRHPLSPRRSSVALSVAVGAAALAGTIAIAPALPVTANLAGTGVGVTVDASLRLGDDLRQPNPVEVLTVAAEGETAPYLRLTTLSRFDGRVWQPDRGTMQSQDEGFGEPDWGDDIVTEDQNTSIRVLRMSSSWLPVPYPAVSVQGLTGSWRVATENRTLVSRSAEATGNDYTVESTRVLPTLEQIRGRDAAGPVEDEETDVELPEIIPRLAEEVTAAASSDYDRLVALQNWFRSQFVYSLETPVDEGFDGTGADAVAEFLDVQSGYCVHFAGAFALMAESLDMRVRIVVGYLPGSLTDEKRGEESVFSVTSDQLHSWPEVFFPGVGWVPFEPTASLGVPTEFQTGATAGGETGGPASPAPTSAPQTEETSGPEIERGDTEDAEGTAGELRQLDPTPVVLTFTGILVVLLLPAILRRIERGLRMSRARRGDAGAAWAELRDTLRDLHLPVSDADSPRMRGASLVRESAVDPAAMRVLTDAVERANFARSAEDGADLAAPLAVVLAGLVRSVDRPTRIHALLLPRSLFVMRGADAVLPA, from the coding sequence ATGTTCCGGGCTGAGGGTTCCACTGCGGCCGCGCGATCCGGAGCGAGGGCGGTGCCGCGCTGGCATCGTGATCGTGAGGAAGCCGCCGGAGTCGTACTTCCCGGGGCGCTGACTGCGGCGACCTCGTTCGTGGCCATGTGGCCGTTCACCGCGGTCATCCAGCCGGGCGCCTGGTCGTTCACCGTCCTCGCTGTGATCGTCGTCCTGTCAGCCGTCGGGATGCTGATGCGCTGGCTCCTCCGGCGGCGCTCCCTCGGGCTCAGTGGTCTGGGGGCGCTTGTCGTTCAGAGCGTGGTCGCCGTCGCGCTTCTCACCCGGACGGTGGCCGGCGACACGGCGATCTTCGGGATCATCCCGACGCCCACCACCGTCTCCGTGTTCGCCACCCGGGGGGTCGCGGCGTGGAACGAGGTGACGTTCGGGTCTGCACCGCTGGAAGCGTCCCCGGCGCTCACGGCGGCGATGGGCGTCGGCTTCGCCATCATCACGATCACCCTCGACCATCTGATCGCCGGTCGTGCCGCGATCCTCGCCGTCCTGGTGATGGGGGTGGCCGGCGCCGTGCCGATGATCGCCACCCTCGGCGAACCACACCTCGTCTGGTTCGCGGTGTTCGGCGTGGTCGCGCTTCTCCTGTTCCGGTTCACCGCGCGACGCCATCCGCTCTCTCCTCGGCGATCCTCGGTGGCACTGAGCGTCGCCGTCGGCGCGGCGGCACTGGCGGGGACGATCGCCATCGCACCCGCGCTTCCCGTCACGGCGAACCTCGCCGGCACCGGGGTCGGGGTCACCGTCGACGCCTCCCTCCGACTCGGCGACGATCTACGGCAGCCCAATCCCGTCGAGGTGCTGACTGTGGCAGCCGAGGGAGAGACCGCCCCGTACCTGCGCCTGACGACCCTGTCGCGCTTCGACGGCCGTGTCTGGCAGCCCGATCGCGGCACCATGCAGTCTCAGGACGAAGGCTTCGGTGAACCGGACTGGGGCGATGACATCGTCACGGAGGATCAGAACACCTCGATCCGCGTGCTTCGGATGTCGAGCTCCTGGCTCCCCGTCCCCTACCCGGCCGTGAGCGTCCAGGGGCTCACGGGATCGTGGCGCGTGGCGACCGAGAACCGCACGCTCGTCTCGCGGAGCGCGGAGGCCACCGGCAACGACTACACCGTCGAATCCACGCGGGTCCTTCCCACTCTCGAGCAGATCCGCGGCCGCGATGCGGCAGGGCCCGTCGAGGATGAGGAGACGGACGTGGAGTTGCCGGAGATCATCCCGCGTCTCGCCGAAGAGGTCACCGCCGCGGCGTCGAGCGACTACGACCGGCTGGTGGCATTGCAGAACTGGTTCCGGTCCCAGTTCGTCTACTCGCTGGAGACACCGGTCGACGAGGGCTTCGACGGAACGGGGGCCGACGCGGTCGCCGAATTCCTCGACGTGCAGTCGGGATACTGCGTGCACTTCGCCGGGGCCTTCGCCCTGATGGCGGAGAGCCTCGACATGCGCGTGCGCATCGTCGTCGGGTACCTTCCCGGATCGCTCACCGACGAGAAGCGCGGTGAGGAGTCGGTCTTCTCGGTGACGAGCGACCAGCTGCATTCGTGGCCGGAGGTGTTCTTCCCCGGGGTGGGGTGGGTGCCGTTCGAGCCCACCGCATCGCTGGGCGTACCGACCGAGTTCCAGACGGGCGCCACCGCGGGCGGAGAGACCGGCGGCCCGGCATCGCCGGCTCCCACTTCCGCGCCCCAGACCGAAGAGACATCGGGACCCGAGATCGAACGCGGGGATACCGAAGACGCGGAGGGAACCGCGGGTGAGCTGCGACAGCTCGACCCGACTCCGGTGGTGCTCACGTTCACCGGCATCCTGGTGGTCCTGCTCCTGCCCGCCATCCTTCGCCGCATCGAGCGCGGGCTGCGGATGAGCCGTGCGCGCCGCGGCGACGCGGGAGCGGCGTGGGCCGAACTCCGCGACACCCTGAGAGACCTTCACCTGCCGGTCTCGGATGCCGACTCTCCACGGATGCGCGGTGCGTCGCTCGTGCGCGAGAGCGCGGTCGATCCGGCGGCGATGCGCGTACTGACGGATGCCGTCGAGCGGGCGAACTTCGCGCGCTCCGCGGAGGACGGAGCCGATCTGGCCGCACCGCTCGCCGTCGTGCTCGCGGGTCTCGTCAGGAGTGTCGACCGTCCCACGCGGATCCACGCGCTGCTGCTGCCGCGCTCGTTGTTCGTGATGCGCGGAGCGGATGCCGTCCTGCCGGCCTGA
- a CDS encoding rhodanese-related sulfurtransferase, with protein MATPKIVLFYAFTPLADPEAVRLWQRDLGEALGLRGRLIISKDGVNGTLGGDIRALKKWARSFRSYAPFKDADIKWSDGTGVDGEGRSLDFPKLSVKVRDEIVSFGAPGELRVDEHGVVGGGIRLTPEALHELVDERGDDVVFFDGRNALEAQIGRFRGAVVPDTETTRDFVALLDSGAYDDLKGKPVVTYCTGGIRCEVLSSLMTARGFGEVYQLEGGIVRYGEKYGDEGLWEGSLYVFDKRGSIEFSDQAQVVGHCVGCGTPTNRTANCTDLSCRAQFVVCGDCDAVPCAEHAA; from the coding sequence GTGGCAACACCCAAGATCGTCCTTTTCTACGCCTTCACGCCCCTCGCGGACCCGGAGGCCGTCCGGCTGTGGCAGCGCGACCTCGGCGAGGCGCTCGGCCTGCGTGGCCGGCTGATCATCTCGAAGGACGGCGTCAACGGAACGCTCGGCGGCGACATCCGTGCGCTCAAGAAGTGGGCGCGTTCGTTCCGCTCGTATGCGCCATTCAAAGATGCCGACATCAAGTGGAGCGACGGAACCGGTGTCGACGGGGAGGGCCGCAGCCTGGACTTCCCCAAGCTCAGCGTCAAGGTGCGCGACGAGATCGTGTCGTTCGGTGCCCCGGGGGAGCTGCGTGTCGATGAGCACGGCGTCGTCGGCGGTGGCATCCGATTGACCCCCGAGGCCCTGCACGAGCTCGTCGACGAACGGGGCGACGACGTCGTGTTCTTCGACGGTCGCAACGCGCTCGAAGCGCAGATCGGACGCTTCCGCGGCGCGGTCGTCCCCGACACCGAGACGACGCGAGATTTCGTGGCGCTCCTCGACTCGGGCGCCTACGACGACCTCAAAGGCAAGCCGGTGGTCACCTACTGCACGGGTGGCATCCGCTGTGAGGTGCTGTCGAGCCTGATGACGGCCCGCGGCTTCGGTGAGGTGTATCAACTCGAGGGTGGAATCGTCCGGTACGGGGAGAAGTACGGCGACGAGGGCCTGTGGGAAGGCTCGCTCTACGTCTTCGACAAGCGCGGTTCCATCGAGTTCTCCGATCAGGCCCAGGTTGTCGGGCACTGCGTCGGATGCGGCACGCCGACCAACCGCACGGCCAACTGCACCGACCTGTCCTGCCGTGCACAGTTCGTCGTCTGCGGCGATTGCGACGCCGTTCCCTGCGCCGAACACGCGGCCTGA